A single genomic interval of Lacrimispora sphenoides JCM 1415 harbors:
- the hisIE gene encoding bifunctional phosphoribosyl-AMP cyclohydrolase/phosphoribosyl-ATP diphosphatase HisIE codes for MMEYKKLIAGFGIREGKAVRLDDQKACYGENLLTLACFFGDSGADELFLHDLSESEEDHERTIGLMKEIARLSDIPVILGGRVRRLEDVKKYLYAGAKAAFLDVSLDENVDLMKEAADRFGDDKIYAYLPDCSYLERTKEYAQLGASVMILGDKVTEEKLQAVSACEEAFLITSCGEDADLFAYALGVENVEGMVGSFDGEVNCMDLKQDLKALGIGVDTFESPVSFDQFKLGDDGLIPVITQDYRTGEVLMLAYMNEEAFHETLKTGCMTYYSRSRKNLWRKGETSGHFQYVKSLDIDCDNDTLLAKVNQIGAACHTGARSCFYQNLVKKEYQESNPLKVFEEVFNVILDRKTNPKEGSYTNYLFDKGLDKILKKLGEESTEIVIAAKNPNPEEVKYEISDFLYHMMVLMAYKGVSWEDITRELSNR; via the coding sequence ATGATGGAGTATAAAAAACTAATTGCAGGTTTTGGAATCCGGGAGGGGAAGGCAGTAAGGCTTGATGATCAAAAGGCGTGCTATGGAGAAAATCTTTTGACGCTGGCATGTTTTTTCGGTGACAGCGGAGCAGATGAGCTCTTTCTACATGATCTGTCTGAATCAGAGGAAGATCATGAACGTACAATCGGCCTTATGAAGGAAATTGCAAGGCTGTCAGATATTCCTGTGATTTTAGGGGGAAGAGTCAGGCGGCTGGAAGATGTGAAGAAATACCTTTACGCAGGAGCAAAAGCAGCATTTCTTGACGTAAGCCTTGATGAAAATGTGGATTTGATGAAAGAGGCGGCAGACAGGTTCGGAGATGATAAGATTTATGCTTATCTTCCGGACTGTTCGTATTTGGAGCGGACTAAGGAATACGCCCAGTTGGGTGCTTCCGTCATGATTCTGGGGGATAAAGTCACAGAAGAAAAACTCCAGGCTGTTTCAGCCTGTGAAGAGGCCTTTTTGATCACCAGCTGCGGGGAAGATGCAGATCTCTTTGCTTATGCCCTTGGAGTGGAAAATGTGGAAGGCATGGTGGGAAGCTTTGACGGGGAAGTGAACTGCATGGATTTGAAGCAGGATTTAAAAGCCCTTGGAATCGGAGTAGATACCTTTGAAAGCCCGGTAAGCTTTGACCAGTTTAAGCTGGGCGATGATGGCCTCATTCCAGTAATCACCCAGGATTACAGGACAGGAGAAGTGCTCATGCTGGCCTATATGAACGAAGAGGCCTTTCACGAAACGCTAAAGACAGGATGCATGACCTATTACAGCAGAAGCCGTAAAAACCTCTGGCGGAAGGGAGAAACCTCCGGCCACTTTCAGTATGTGAAGTCCCTGGACATAGATTGCGACAATGATACGCTGTTAGCAAAAGTGAACCAGATCGGTGCTGCCTGCCATACAGGGGCGAGAAGCTGCTTTTATCAGAATCTGGTAAAAAAAGAGTATCAGGAGAGCAATCCCTTAAAGGTATTTGAAGAGGTATTTAATGTAATCCTTGACAGAAAGACAAATCCAAAGGAAGGTTCCTATACCAATTATTTATTTGACAAAGGTCTTGACAAGATATTAAAAAAGCTGGGAGAAGAGTCAACGGAAATTGTTATAGCAGCTAAAAATCCAAATCCGGAGGAAGTAAAATACGAAATTTCAGATTTTCTTTATCATATGATGGTGCTCATGGCTTATAAAGGAGTATCCTGGGAAGATATTACCAGAGAACTGTCCAATCGATAA
- the hisD gene encoding histidinol dehydrogenase — MRIVKLNETSRRNILADLLKRDPNNYGAYADTVQEIVETVKRDGDQAVFAYTKEFDQAEIKAGNLKVTEQEIEEAMKEVDPELIEILKKSMKNIRQFHEKQRQYSWFDSKPDGTILGQKITPLESVGVYVPGGKAAYPSSVLMNIIPAEVAGVSRIAMVTPPGKDGKVNPVTLTAAHLAGVTEVYKVGGAQAVAALAFGTETIPKVNKIVGPGNIFVALAKKAVYGHVSIDSIAGPSEILVLADESANPRFVAADLLSQAEHDELASAILVTTSMELAEKVSEEIETFTRELSRREIIEKSLDNYGYILVADTMKEAIHAVNEIAPEHLEIITKNPFEDMTRIHNAGAIFIGEYSSEPLGDYFAGPNHVLPTNGTAKFFSALSVDDFIKKSSIIYYSKEALEEIHEDIEAFAEAEHLTAHANSVKVRLSTIAMSM, encoded by the coding sequence ATGAGAATTGTAAAGCTTAACGAAACTTCCAGACGAAATATTCTTGCTGATCTGTTAAAAAGAGATCCTAACAATTACGGCGCATATGCTGACACGGTCCAGGAAATCGTGGAAACGGTGAAACGGGATGGAGATCAGGCAGTATTTGCCTATACAAAGGAATTTGATCAGGCGGAAATAAAGGCCGGAAACTTAAAGGTGACCGAACAGGAAATTGAGGAAGCTATGAAGGAAGTGGACCCGGAACTTATAGAGATCCTTAAAAAATCCATGAAAAATATCCGTCAGTTTCACGAAAAGCAAAGGCAGTACAGCTGGTTTGACAGTAAGCCGGACGGTACCATTCTGGGCCAGAAGATCACACCTTTAGAAAGCGTGGGTGTTTATGTTCCAGGCGGAAAGGCGGCTTATCCATCTTCGGTCCTGATGAATATCATTCCGGCAGAAGTGGCAGGCGTGAGCCGCATTGCCATGGTGACTCCGCCAGGAAAGGATGGAAAGGTCAATCCTGTCACCTTAACGGCAGCTCATCTGGCTGGTGTTACCGAAGTTTATAAGGTGGGCGGAGCACAGGCGGTAGCGGCCCTTGCCTTTGGTACGGAAACCATCCCTAAGGTCAACAAGATCGTAGGGCCCGGGAATATATTTGTGGCATTGGCAAAAAAGGCAGTTTACGGGCATGTAAGCATTGACAGCATTGCCGGTCCAAGTGAGATTCTGGTGCTTGCAGATGAGAGCGCCAATCCCCGCTTTGTGGCGGCAGATTTATTGTCCCAGGCAGAACATGATGAGTTGGCTTCTGCTATTTTAGTAACTACCAGTATGGAGTTAGCTGAGAAGGTATCAGAGGAAATAGAGACTTTTACCCGGGAACTGTCCCGCAGAGAGATTATTGAAAAGTCCCTGGATAATTACGGCTATATTCTTGTGGCAGATACTATGAAGGAAGCCATCCATGCTGTCAATGAGATCGCTCCGGAGCATTTGGAGATCATCACCAAAAATCCTTTTGAGGACATGACCAGGATTCATAATGCAGGTGCAATCTTTATTGGAGAGTACAGTTCTGAGCCTCTTGGAGACTATTTTGCCGGACCAAACCACGTGCTTCCTACCAATGGCACGGCGAAATTTTTCTCAGCTTTAAGTGTGGATGATTTTATAAAGAAATCAAGCATTATTTATTACTCAAAGGAAGCGTTGGAAGAGATCCATGAAGATATCGAAGCATTTGCCGAGGCAGAGCATTTAACCGCCCACGCCAATTCTGTGAAAGTACGCCTTTCCACGATAGCAATGTCCATGTAA
- the hisA gene encoding 1-(5-phosphoribosyl)-5-[(5-phosphoribosylamino)methylideneamino]imidazole-4-carboxamide isomerase, which produces MQLYPAIDLKDGQCVRLKQGEFKEITVYSQKPEEVAALWQSQGATFLHLVDLDGALAGRSVNEKVIKKIADTVSVPIEIGGGIRSEEAIESMLSLGAARVIIGTKAVENPEFIRDMVKKFGQDRIVAGVDAKDGMVAVEGWEKISGITASELCNRMKEYGVRHIVYTDISRDGMLTGPNVEYTKKLTEETGMDIIASGGMSSMEDLRQLYHAGVRGAIIGKALYEKRIDLKEAIEAFEKQDHQGRI; this is translated from the coding sequence ATGCAGCTTTATCCAGCAATTGACTTAAAAGACGGGCAGTGCGTCCGTTTAAAACAGGGAGAATTTAAGGAGATCACCGTATATTCCCAAAAGCCGGAGGAGGTAGCTGCCCTCTGGCAGTCCCAGGGCGCCACATTTCTTCATTTGGTAGATTTAGATGGGGCTTTGGCCGGTCGTTCTGTTAATGAAAAGGTAATCAAAAAAATAGCGGATACCGTTTCCGTGCCAATCGAAATAGGCGGCGGCATCCGAAGCGAAGAGGCAATCGAATCCATGCTTTCTCTGGGAGCAGCCAGGGTAATCATCGGGACGAAGGCCGTCGAGAATCCGGAATTTATCCGGGATATGGTGAAAAAGTTCGGGCAGGACCGTATTGTGGCAGGCGTTGACGCTAAGGATGGTATGGTAGCGGTGGAAGGCTGGGAAAAGATCAGCGGAATCACCGCATCAGAGCTTTGCAACAGGATGAAAGAATATGGTGTCCGCCATATCGTTTATACCGATATATCCAGGGATGGGATGCTGACAGGCCCCAATGTGGAGTATACGAAAAAGCTGACGGAAGAAACCGGAATGGATATCATTGCGTCCGGCGGAATGTCTTCCATGGAAGATTTAAGGCAGCTTTATCATGCAGGTGTCCGCGGTGCCATCATAGGGAAGGCGTTGTATGAAAAGCGGATCGATTTAAAGGAAGCCATTGAAGCCTTTGAAAAGCAGGATCATCAGGGGAGGATATGA
- the hisB gene encoding imidazoleglycerol-phosphate dehydratase HisB produces MGRSAEISRVTRETDIRLTLDIDGSGKADIHTGIGFFDHMLNSFARHGFFDLTLSVKGDLEVDTHHTVEDTGIVLGTAIKQALGDKKSIRRYGSMILPMDETLVLCAIDLSGRPYLGYDVLLTSERVGEFETEMLKEFFYAVSYATEMNLHIRKMAGENNHHVIEGAFKAFAKALDEATSPDPRITGVLSTKGTL; encoded by the coding sequence ATGGGACGAAGTGCAGAGATTTCCCGTGTAACCCGTGAGACAGATATCCGGCTGACCCTTGATATAGACGGCAGCGGAAAAGCTGACATCCATACGGGGATTGGATTTTTTGATCACATGTTAAACAGCTTTGCCCGTCATGGCTTTTTTGACTTAACCTTGTCGGTAAAAGGAGATCTTGAGGTAGATACCCACCATACTGTTGAAGATACGGGCATTGTACTGGGAACTGCCATCAAACAGGCCCTTGGTGATAAAAAATCCATCAGGCGTTACGGCAGCATGATCCTTCCTATGGATGAAACCTTGGTCCTCTGCGCCATTGACCTATCCGGCAGGCCGTATTTAGGCTACGATGTTTTGCTTACCAGCGAACGGGTGGGGGAATTTGAGACAGAAATGCTGAAGGAATTTTTCTATGCTGTTTCATATGCTACTGAAATGAACCTGCATATCAGAAAAATGGCAGGAGAGAATAACCACCATGTGATCGAGGGAGCCTTCAAAGCATTTGCAAAGGCCTTGGATGAGGCAACATCCCCTGATCCAAGAATCACAGGGGTACTGTCTACAAAGGGAACATTATAA